One genomic window of [Clostridium] scindens ATCC 35704 includes the following:
- a CDS encoding sporulation initiation factor Spo0A C-terminal domain-containing protein: MDKIKQLILRLGIRSTYKGFLYLAYALTLCIQDESYLLSIYTRLYADVGKHYNVSKDNVEHCLRTVVSTCWDKGDRKFLIKISGYNMTQKPTNGEFIDILYHYLTLHENISL; this comes from the coding sequence ATGGATAAAATCAAACAATTAATTTTACGTCTCGGCATACGTTCTACTTACAAAGGATTCCTTTATCTTGCCTATGCTCTCACTCTTTGTATACAAGATGAAAGTTATCTTTTATCTATATATACTCGTTTATACGCTGATGTAGGAAAACATTACAACGTTAGTAAAGATAACGTTGAGCACTGTCTGCGTACAGTCGTATCTACATGCTGGGATAAAGGAGACCGAAAATTTTTAATCAAAATATCCGGCTATAATATGACTCAAAAACCAACAAACGGTGAATTTATTGACATATTATACCATTATTTAACACTTCACGAAAATATATCTTTATAA
- a CDS encoding DUF2085 domain-containing protein, whose protein sequence is MSGLRQSVLETIRMIGNHSGCHQMPERSFFYKGKQFPVCARCTGVFIGQSVALIIGIFKDISFKKAFLCLAVMGSDWGLQESRIKESTNFRRLITGFLGGFGFYSILVGILKNVLILKNEEKLKMER, encoded by the coding sequence ATGTCAGGATTGCGGCAATCAGTTTTAGAAACGATTAGAATGATCGGAAATCATTCCGGTTGTCATCAAATGCCAGAACGAAGTTTTTTTTATAAAGGCAAGCAATTTCCAGTGTGTGCAAGATGCACTGGAGTGTTTATTGGTCAAAGTGTGGCTTTGATTATAGGAATATTTAAAGATATATCGTTTAAGAAAGCATTTTTATGTTTGGCGGTTATGGGAAGTGATTGGGGGCTTCAGGAGAGTCGGATTAAAGAATCAACAAATTTTAGGCGTTTGATAACAGGATTTTTAGGAGGTTTTGGTTTTTACTCCATTTTAGTGGGAATTTTAAAAAATGTATTAATTCTTAAAAATGAAGAAAAACTAAAGATGGAACGATAG
- a CDS encoding H-type lectin domain-containing protein, whose product MQDIVFKKAFSNPPIVIGSVRKGSESRDPWITVGTYKVTTSGFIISVQSPNGDIGSTQYTVDWIAIGN is encoded by the coding sequence ATGCAGGATATAGTATTTAAAAAGGCATTTTCTAATCCACCTATTGTAATAGGCTCGGTTAGAAAAGGAAGCGAGTCCCGTGATCCTTGGATAACTGTTGGAACATATAAAGTTACAACGAGTGGTTTTATTATAAGTGTCCAATCACCTAATGGTGATATTGGAAGCACACAATATACCGTGGATTGGATTGCTATCGGAAATTAA
- a CDS encoding sulfatase-like hydrolase/transferase, with amino-acid sequence MKDYKLVLKKIGCIIGTVLTISLMVLTTVICFSIKWMFDTWSNLTMDELVYHITAPLEGTNEGMIKEYLDFCIVPTVLVLIFVVILFIAYRKQKKYFVIMGIELVLSFLTATFFVYNAWDELDAGNYVKAQGTYSTFIDDYYVNPADVEITFPGEKRNLIYIFLESMEITYADKDNGGAFERNVIPELTKLAQENEDFSGEDDKLEGGIAMPGTTWTMGAMFANTSGIPLNISIDANSMDTQDAFFPNAIVLGDILERGGYNQTLMIGSDATFGGRELYFTNHGNYKIFDYNYVLDLDLIPDNYKVWWGYEDQKLFDFAKKELLELADQENPFNLTLLTVDTHFEDGYPCEKCPNLFEDNQYANVMACSSSQINELLEWIQQQEFYKNTTIVLVGDHPTMDKDFCVKINDDYVRRVYTTYINSATELKNKTQRKYTTFDNFPTTLAALGIKIEGDRLGLGTNLFSNKQTLTERLDIDIIKSELNKKSKLMEKLAELDENKEDLHIKGDGIPIADIQVGEYQSESSTIPVKLFNISNVNKNIKVANIAVWAKKDQSDLKWKQMELKEDGNYHVDIDVSALGYKTGKYYIHAYIIDEDGKQFILSEDTFDIN; translated from the coding sequence ATGAAAGATTATAAACTTGTATTAAAAAAGATTGGTTGCATAATAGGAACAGTATTAACTATTAGTTTAATGGTTTTGACGACGGTTATATGCTTTAGCATTAAATGGATGTTTGATACATGGAGTAATCTTACTATGGATGAATTAGTATATCATATTACAGCGCCGTTGGAAGGTACTAACGAAGGAATGATTAAAGAATATCTTGATTTTTGTATTGTTCCAACTGTATTAGTGCTTATATTTGTTGTTATACTTTTTATTGCATATCGGAAGCAGAAAAAATATTTTGTAATTATGGGTATAGAACTTGTTCTTTCTTTTTTAACCGCAACATTTTTTGTCTATAATGCGTGGGATGAACTAGATGCTGGAAATTATGTTAAAGCCCAAGGTACATATTCAACGTTTATAGATGATTATTATGTGAATCCTGCAGATGTTGAAATTACATTTCCCGGAGAGAAAAGGAATCTGATATATATTTTTTTAGAGTCCATGGAGATAACTTATGCAGATAAAGACAATGGTGGGGCTTTTGAGAGAAATGTTATACCCGAGTTAACTAAGTTAGCGCAGGAAAATGAAGATTTTTCAGGAGAGGATGATAAACTAGAGGGAGGCATTGCAATGCCAGGAACTACATGGACGATGGGGGCAATGTTTGCTAATACGTCAGGTATACCTCTTAACATATCGATAGATGCAAATAGTATGGATACCCAAGATGCCTTTTTCCCAAATGCAATAGTATTAGGCGATATACTGGAACGTGGAGGCTATAATCAAACCTTAATGATTGGTTCGGATGCAACATTCGGCGGAAGAGAACTTTATTTTACCAATCATGGTAATTATAAAATTTTTGATTATAATTATGTTTTAGATTTGGACTTAATTCCGGATAATTATAAGGTGTGGTGGGGATATGAAGACCAAAAATTGTTTGACTTTGCAAAGAAAGAATTATTAGAATTAGCTGACCAGGAGAATCCATTTAACTTGACTTTACTAACAGTGGATACTCATTTTGAAGATGGTTACCCTTGTGAAAAGTGTCCAAATTTATTTGAAGATAATCAATATGCTAATGTAATGGCATGCTCTAGTAGTCAGATAAATGAACTTTTAGAGTGGATTCAACAACAAGAATTTTATAAAAATACAACGATTGTATTGGTGGGGGATCATCCTACCATGGACAAGGATTTCTGTGTGAAAATTAATGATGATTATGTGAGGAGAGTATATACAACTTATATTAATTCGGCAACAGAACTAAAAAATAAGACACAGAGAAAATATACAACTTTTGATAATTTTCCAACGACTTTGGCTGCATTAGGTATTAAAATTGAAGGTGATAGATTAGGATTAGGAACAAATCTTTTTTCAAACAAGCAAACTTTAACAGAAAGATTAGATATAGACATAATAAAATCTGAACTTAATAAGAAATCTAAACTTATGGAAAAATTAGCTGAGTTAGATGAAAATAAAGAAGATTTACATATAAAGGGAGATGGCATACCAATAGCAGATATTCAGGTGGGAGAATATCAAAGTGAATCTAGTACAATACCAGTAAAATTATTTAATATATCAAATGTGAATAAAAATATAAAAGTTGCAAACATAGCTGTCTGGGCTAAAAAGGATCAAAGTGATTTGAAATGGAAACAAATGGAACTAAAAGAAGATGGAAATTATCACGTAGATATTGACGTATCGGCTTTGGGTTATAAAACTGGCAAATATTATATTCATGCGTATATAATTGATGAGGATGGAAAGCAATTTATTTTAAGTGAAGATACTTTTGATATTAATTAA